The Candidatus Hydrogenedentota bacterium genome has a segment encoding these proteins:
- a CDS encoding LysR family transcriptional regulator codes for MTLLQLKYFQSVCRYDSVSKAAESLNISQPAISIAIKELEEEFGVSLFIRDKKRLVLTTEGTFFLNKVSEIQPQIDSLSRLMADLGNKERVLNLSVIPMSGSNLIIDSLHR; via the coding sequence ATGACATTATTGCAACTAAAATATTTTCAGTCGGTCTGTAGATATGACAGTGTTTCCAAGGCGGCGGAGTCATTGAATATTTCGCAGCCGGCAATTTCGATAGCAATCAAGGAATTGGAGGAAGAATTCGGCGTTAGTCTGTTTATTAGGGATAAAAAACGTTTGGTTCTGACCACCGAGGGAACATTTTTTTTGAACAAAGTTTCAGAAATACAGCCTCAAATCGATTCACTTAGCAGGCTTATGGCTGATCTTGGGAATAAGGAGCGAGTACTCAATTTAAGCGTAATCCCCATGAGCGGAAGCAACCTGATTATAGACAGCCTTCACAGG